From a single Streptomyces liliifuscus genomic region:
- a CDS encoding PadR family transcriptional regulator has translation MLELSILGFLSEEPLHGYELKERIKALSGHVRPVSDGALYPAITRLVTAGLLDQHTEPGSSAAPRRILSLTGQGRETLLERLRHPKDVEITDQVRFNTLLAFLRHLPDRHEQAAVLRRRLDFLDTPTSFFYRDERPVRAEETADLFRQGMLRVARATGEAERAWLAEAITQLES, from the coding sequence GTGCTGGAGCTGTCGATCCTGGGCTTTCTCTCCGAAGAGCCGCTGCACGGATACGAGTTGAAGGAGCGCATCAAGGCGCTCAGCGGCCATGTCCGGCCGGTCAGCGACGGCGCGCTCTACCCCGCGATCACCCGCCTGGTCACGGCGGGCCTGCTGGACCAGCACACCGAGCCGGGGTCGAGCGCCGCCCCGCGCCGCATCCTGTCCCTGACCGGGCAGGGCCGCGAGACCCTCCTGGAACGCCTGCGCCACCCCAAGGACGTCGAGATCACCGACCAGGTCCGCTTCAACACGCTGCTCGCGTTCCTTCGGCATCTCCCCGACCGCCACGAGCAGGCGGCGGTACTCCGAAGGCGCCTGGACTTCCTCGACACTCCGACGAGCTTCTTCTACCGGGACGAGCGGCCGGTACGGGCGGAAGAGACGGCCGACCTCTTCCGCCAGGGCATGCTCCGGGTGGCCCGGGCAACGGGCGAGGCGGAACGGGCATGGCTCGCAGAGGCGATCACCCAACTGGAGAGCTGA
- a CDS encoding MATE family efflux transporter, whose amino-acid sequence MNDHRRQLISLAHPVYFSLLASVTAGIINTVWVSRLGPDAVAAVAVATNAENVLLGVALVFASGTTVLVAHARGARDPGALRAAVRGGWALFALVTPVVAVGGRLLREPLARLVLGGDDGAALALAVGYFAISLPGIAVFFAQNLVDGILKGAGDTRTPMRLALLANGLILVLDPLLIHSYGVRGAAASTVLCRGAALAVGLWALRRNSVLRAAASARPAEATGSALRRTLRTGLPMSADFTVRQTGALVLVAVVARLGVSAVAAYAIAYKVMYVATMAFYAVRQAAAIHTAHTRGEGREERRAIGRQAVLVSGVLGLVSGVLLLALAPWIMRAFGAGPDVAHQGVLFLRCAGPYLLLMACCIALGGVFEGGGGAPVLLRVTALGTAVQLALAYALSGLGLPGICLAMALAMAVQCAVLLPCLRRQEFSGSWVRAV is encoded by the coding sequence GTGAACGACCACCGCAGGCAGCTGATATCGCTCGCTCATCCCGTGTACTTCTCCCTGCTGGCGAGCGTCACCGCCGGAATCATCAACACCGTCTGGGTCTCCCGGCTCGGCCCCGATGCCGTCGCGGCCGTCGCGGTCGCCACCAACGCCGAGAACGTGCTGCTCGGCGTCGCCCTGGTCTTCGCCTCCGGCACGACCGTCCTGGTAGCGCACGCAAGAGGTGCCCGGGACCCGGGCGCGCTACGGGCCGCCGTGCGAGGCGGCTGGGCCCTGTTCGCCCTGGTCACACCGGTCGTCGCGGTCGGTGGCCGGCTCCTGCGGGAACCGCTCGCGCGGCTCGTGCTCGGTGGCGACGACGGGGCCGCGCTCGCCCTCGCCGTCGGCTACTTCGCGATCTCCCTGCCGGGCATCGCCGTCTTCTTCGCGCAGAACCTCGTCGACGGCATCCTCAAGGGCGCGGGCGACACCAGGACCCCGATGCGGCTCGCCCTGCTCGCCAACGGGCTGATCCTGGTCCTCGACCCGCTGCTCATCCACTCGTACGGCGTCCGCGGCGCCGCCGCCTCCACGGTCCTGTGCCGTGGTGCGGCCCTCGCGGTGGGTCTGTGGGCGCTGCGCCGCAACAGCGTGCTCCGGGCGGCCGCGTCGGCCCGCCCCGCCGAGGCCACCGGGTCCGCGCTGCGCCGGACGCTCAGGACCGGCCTGCCCATGTCCGCCGACTTCACCGTGCGCCAGACCGGCGCACTCGTCCTCGTCGCGGTGGTGGCCCGGCTCGGCGTGAGCGCCGTGGCCGCGTACGCGATCGCGTACAAGGTCATGTACGTCGCCACGATGGCCTTCTACGCCGTGCGGCAGGCCGCCGCCATCCACACCGCGCACACCCGGGGGGAGGGGCGGGAGGAGCGGCGGGCCATCGGGCGGCAGGCCGTGCTGGTGTCCGGGGTGCTGGGTCTGGTGTCCGGGGTTCTGCTGCTCGCCCTCGCGCCCTGGATCATGCGGGCCTTCGGCGCCGGGCCCGATGTGGCGCACCAGGGGGTGCTGTTCCTGCGCTGTGCCGGGCCGTATCTGCTGCTGATGGCCTGCTGCATCGCGCTGGGCGGGGTGTTCGAGGGCGGCGGAGGCGCACCCGTGCTGCTGCGGGTGACGGCACTCGGCACGGCGGTTCAACTGGCGCTCGCGTACGCCTTGTCGGGGCTCGGTCTGCCCGGGATCTGTCTCGCGATGGCGCTCGCCATGGCCGTGCAGTGCGCGGTGCTCCTGCCGTGCCTGCGCCGTCAGGAGTTCAGCGGCTCCTGGGTGCGGGCCGTCTGA
- a CDS encoding glycosyltransferase family 87 protein yields the protein MTGARGARFPYPLVGAWGLTRLMLLLFVFKVWIFPGPDVTSDVSVIYQGWYEILRTGTFPLDDVTWQYPPAAALAILSPALLPFLEYTSAFFVLAFLADLVAFALLLYAGRRPGKSLRGAWVWVVGVPLLGPTVYSRYDVMVTAVVVAAILVGARHPRVMGVLVAFGAMLKVWPALLLVGTAKRKAWGSAAATAAGLALLFAVSMPGAFAFMTFQRDRGTEVESLGSLVFHIARHHGWEGQVLLNYGSVEFLGPHVALVSTAALLLTGLAFGWLLMWRLLATRFLAHTLADAAFVAVLLFTTTSRVISPQYMVWLVGLAAVCLAFRGSRMGLPAGMVLTACFFTVLEFPVYFANVVGSDSLGITLLVIRNGLLVAASVTACTLLWRDTVSYATRAELPAQTARTQEPLNS from the coding sequence ATGACGGGAGCAAGGGGGGCGAGGTTCCCGTATCCGCTGGTGGGGGCCTGGGGCCTGACCAGGCTGATGCTGTTGCTCTTCGTCTTCAAGGTGTGGATCTTCCCCGGCCCCGATGTCACCAGCGACGTCTCGGTGATCTACCAGGGCTGGTACGAGATCCTGCGCACCGGCACCTTCCCGCTGGACGACGTGACCTGGCAGTACCCGCCGGCCGCGGCCCTCGCGATCCTCTCCCCCGCGCTGCTGCCCTTCCTCGAGTACACCTCGGCGTTCTTCGTCCTCGCCTTCCTCGCCGACCTGGTCGCCTTCGCCCTGCTCCTGTACGCGGGCCGGCGCCCGGGCAAGTCGCTGCGCGGCGCCTGGGTGTGGGTGGTGGGCGTACCGCTGCTCGGGCCGACGGTCTACTCGCGGTACGACGTGATGGTGACGGCCGTCGTCGTGGCCGCGATCCTCGTGGGCGCCCGGCATCCGCGCGTGATGGGCGTGCTCGTCGCGTTCGGCGCGATGCTGAAGGTGTGGCCGGCGCTGCTGCTCGTGGGCACGGCGAAGCGGAAGGCGTGGGGCTCGGCGGCGGCGACGGCCGCGGGGCTGGCACTGCTGTTCGCGGTGTCGATGCCCGGCGCGTTCGCGTTCATGACCTTCCAGCGCGACCGTGGGACCGAGGTCGAGTCACTCGGTTCCCTGGTCTTCCATATCGCCCGGCACCACGGCTGGGAGGGCCAGGTCCTGCTCAACTACGGCTCGGTGGAGTTCCTCGGCCCGCATGTGGCCCTGGTGAGCACGGCGGCCCTGCTGCTGACGGGGCTCGCGTTCGGCTGGCTGCTGATGTGGCGGCTGCTGGCGACACGCTTCCTGGCGCACACGCTCGCGGACGCCGCCTTCGTGGCGGTGCTCCTGTTCACGACGACCAGCCGGGTGATCAGCCCGCAGTACATGGTGTGGCTGGTCGGTCTGGCCGCCGTGTGCCTGGCCTTCCGCGGCAGCCGGATGGGGCTGCCTGCCGGGATGGTCCTGACGGCGTGCTTCTTCACGGTCCTGGAGTTCCCCGTCTATTTCGCGAACGTCGTCGGCAGTGACAGCCTCGGCATCACCCTGCTGGTGATCCGCAACGGCCTGCTGGTCGCCGCGTCCGTCACCGCCTGCACCCTCCTCTGGCGCGACACGGTGTCGTACGCGACCCGGGCCGAGCTGCCCGCTCAGACGGCCCGCACCCAGGAGCCGCTGAACTCCTGA